From Anopheles coluzzii chromosome 3, AcolN3, whole genome shotgun sequence, the proteins below share one genomic window:
- the LOC120956316 gene encoding uncharacterized protein LOC120956316, whose product MTRVWERSFQKCRLAQKYSDLLPQGLQNEHLCFQNQPFLVPGSCNAMSGSTIEQEYGDEKIYIHGINLFGRDCGYGEPAVGIRLIAHKAWLESVLLPHLKSESLVYIDPDLELGDECEYADGTKGICVAKQSCPAIHTRLQYKQQISFCSNATVVCCSNKATNPRMMAIENEFNECEERYRHLRTDQHNERSHAVEVGWQDDRNTTYGCYGYLISTRGVVSSASCLLKRADLPNIVRIGGFDSLDNSRVIPIERVIIHPNYEKAKQQHNIAIVRLETAVDPTENAFPTCLWQNITHSPKNQIVMDLASSSIDLLNPLYKSDCEALLNRTFDEHYTLCMISGLRMFNALQYHDDLQMHFEPLDVISNNYLEAGSPIVWRNRLNDVNYLVHMYSHGSCDLNIPCIVTRITPYIEWFKEVLQ is encoded by the exons ATGACTCGAGTCTGGGAACGATCCTTTCAAAAGTGTCGGCTAGCTCAGAAGTACTCCGATCTCCTTCCGCAAGGATTGCAAAACGAGCATTTGTGCTTTCAGAATCAGCCTTTTCTTGTCCCTGGCTCGTGTAACGCAATGTCAGGCAGCACAATCGAACAAGAATACGGCGACGAAAAGATTTATATTCATGGAATCAATTTATTTGGCCGAGATTGTGGTTACGGTGAGCCGGCTGTAGGTATACGGCTCATTGCACACAAAGCATGGCTTGAATCGGTACTCCTTCCACACTTAAAAAGCGAGTCACTTGTGTATATTGATCCTGATCTGGAACTTGGCGACGAGTGCGAGTATGCCGATGGGACGAAAGGCATTTGCGTTGCTAAACAAAGCTGTCCAGCTATTCACACACGACTGCAGTACAAACAACAGATTTCTTTCTGCTCAAATGCgactgttgtttgttgttctaACAAAGCTACCAATCCTCGAATGATGGCAATAGAAAACGAATTCAACGAGTGTGAGGAGCGCTATCGTCATTTACGAACTGATCAACATAATGAAAGATCGCATGCC gTTGAAGTAGGATGGCAAGATGATCGCAACACAACGTATGGATGTTACGGATACCTCATCAGTACACGTGGTGTTGTATCGTCGGCATCCTGCTTGTTGAAAAGAGCTGATCTACCGAACATTGTACGCATAGGAGGATTCGATTCTTTGGACAATTCGCGTGTTATTCCTATTGAACGTGTGATCATCCATCCCAACTACGAGAaggcaaaacaacagcacaatATAGCAATAGTGAGACTGGAAACAGCAGTGGATCCAACGGAAAACGCATTTCCTACGTGTCTTTGGCAGAACATTACTCATTCGCCGAAAAACCAGATAGTAATGGATTTAG CATCTAGTTCCATCGATCTTCTTAATCCTTTGTATAAAAGTGACTGCGAAGCTCTTTTGAATCGTACGTTCGATGAGCATTATACCCTCTGCATGATATCCGGACTTCGAATGTTCAACGCCCTGCAGTATCATGATGATTTACAAATGCACTTTGAACCATTGGATGTTATCTCAAACAACTACCTGGAAGCTGGAAGTCCGATCGTATGGAGAAATCGTTTGAATGACGTAAATTATCTCGTACACATGTACAGCCACGGTAGCTGCGATCTCAACATACCGTGCATAGTGACCCGTATTACCCCGTACATCGAGTGGTTCAAGGAAGTACTGCAGTAA